A portion of the Podospora pseudoanserina strain CBS 124.78 chromosome 2, whole genome shotgun sequence genome contains these proteins:
- a CDS encoding hypothetical protein (COG:H; EggNog:ENOG503NXWN), translated as MSAAPETQKPTNITGEGKSSEQETTSLSKQYDTPLGLAHTTMQELKDRIRLHYDLASDYYLNLWGEHIHHGYWPPSSPDLPKEEAQINLIRLLLETSQIHTSPAPTSPPLKILDVGCGIGGTSRFLARELAAHVTGITISSKQVQSAKKLSDSSNKQYPDGEYIPFGPGKVRFIELDAETLGSYFTGPDDKFDIVWISEALSHFPKKDLFFRNAFDVLKPGGKLVLADWFKDEGLTQEQFDADIKPIEDGMLLPPMCTLNGYVQFAKEVGLEVVGGPKDISQEVKKTWDISWSLIQNPSLWAFAFSQGRDGIAFLQAFRAMRRGYANGSFRYAVMGFAKP; from the exons ATGAGTGCCGCTCCCGAAACCCAGAAGCCAACCAACATCACTGGTGAGGGGAAATCAAGTGAGCAGGAGACGACCTCTCTCAGCAAGCAATATGACACCCCTCTCGGACTTGCCCACACAACCATGCAGGAGCTCAAAGACCGCATCAGGCTTCACTACGACCTAGCAAGCGACTACTACTTGAACCTCTG GGGCGAACACATCCACCACGGATACtggcccccctcctcccccgacctcccaaaagaagaagcccaaatcaacctcatccgcctcctcctaGAAACCTCCCAAAtccacacctcccccgccccaacctcaccacccctcaaGATCCTCGACGTAGGCTGCGGAATAGGCGGTACCTCCCGCTTCCTCGCCCGCGAGCTAGCCGCCCACGTGACgggcatcaccatctccagcaAGCAGGTCCAAAGCGCCAAAAAGCTCTccgacagcagcaacaagcagtACCCAGACGGGGAGTACATCCCCTTCGGCCCCGGCAAAGTCCGCTTCATCGAGCTCGACGCCGAAACCCTCGGGAGCTACTTCACCGGCCCGGACGACAAGTTCGACATTGTCTGGATCTCAGAAGCGCTCTCTCACTTCCCCAAGAAGGATCTCTTTTTCAGGAATGCGTTTGATGTGCTGAAACCAGGCGGGAAACTGGTGCTGGCGGATTGGTTCAAGGATGAGGGCTTGACGCAGGAGCAGTTTGATGCGGATATTAAGCCGATTGAGGATgggatgctgctgccgccaatGTGCACGTTGAATGGATATGTGCAGTTTGCGAAGGAGGTCGGgctggaggttgtggggggACCGAAGGATATCAGtcaggaggtgaagaagacatG GGATATTTCTTGGTCGTTGATCCAGAACCCGTCCTTGTGGGCGTTTGCTTTCAGCCAAGGCAGAGATGGCATTGCCTTTCTGCAAGCATTCCGTGCCATGAGGAGAGGGTATGCCAATGGCAGCTTCCGGTATGCTGTCATGGGGTTCGCGAAACCATGA